A genomic region of Vicinamibacterales bacterium contains the following coding sequences:
- a CDS encoding phage holin family protein gives MRRAIKYFIVSSVTLYLISLVFSGLFFENGVKTIILTGIALSITSLIIKPVINILLLPLNLITFGLFRWVGYAVALYIVTLIVPGFKIMDFAFNGLASYWVSIPAVSLHGLIALIAFSFIISTTSSILDWLLK, from the coding sequence GTGAGAAGGGCAATTAAATATTTTATTGTAAGCTCCGTTACTTTGTATCTTATTTCTCTGGTATTTTCCGGGCTGTTTTTTGAAAACGGTGTTAAAACGATAATATTAACCGGAATTGCCCTAAGCATAACTTCTCTTATTATTAAACCGGTTATCAATATTCTTCTTCTGCCTTTAAACCTAATAACTTTCGGTCTTTTCAGATGGGTTGGCTATGCCGTGGCGCTATATATAGTCACTTTAATTGTTCCCGGCTTTAAAATTATGGATTTTGCATTTAACGGCCTTGCGTCTTACTGGGTTTCTATTCCCGCCGTCTCATTGCACGGACTTATCGCCTTGATCGCATTTTCTTTCATTATTTCAACGACCTCCTCAATCTTAGATTGGTTATTAAAGTAG